The Clupea harengus chromosome 26, Ch_v2.0.2, whole genome shotgun sequence genome has a segment encoding these proteins:
- the LOC116219771 gene encoding zinc finger MYM-type protein 1-like isoform X1 — MNLGLPLRPGCDETHQVPLRLRVKEEDIKEEEYGHMIPWQDEEEKPIADIHCKTESDFTESLSSTYNETLQTTVEVKVKKEEYEQEHNDCPLESASEHPDGTQQKIHGQNDELNQQLNGRPYHCTVCRESVTVLRVKRCAMENEDIVHVLLNKPFHTFSYREKVSIKTTGRPLPKIQVTKPNGKTAAVNANWYAKYSWLTGTITNNRLYCWPCLLMGKSHTWSVNGFADIKNLDRATKRHDKCQDHVGAAIRLSLLGTMPIDEVVDEGVRLQIAQHNAKVPQNREVLKRLIDATAYLGMQELSFRGHDEGVDSDNRGNYRELAGVMARYDHVLAEHMQGSSIFTGMSKTIQNDLISAISSTIHQDITNDLDKAPFFSWQLDETTDISCHCQLSVMMRFVDDQGRIQARFMGFFDVSEGRDAQSLFQFVQAQLSSFNFVDKLVAQTYDGAAVMASDLNGLQAKVRELAPSATFVHCYAHRLNLVLSQGVRSIPQAKYFFVHLGGFTSFFSKSRKRVALLKDHGCARMHRSAPTRWNFTSRVVNTVASNYDKMVEIFDHFVDHPSMDDETIRLADGLRGKLEDFEFVFLLFTFEQLFSHTDVVFDILQHKSIDVSYCRLRIESLLRIVENLKLENTFVQIYQRAVAVDDPELIHRRKRRQGQSNPRQAYRRLYDSIHDSIITQITQRFQHLERLQFMELLNVDKFESFKSDFPTQSLLNLLETYGQFFDQDKLKIELLHFYRNPDINSSRKLCEAIGFMKSSGLDGAMPQLYKLMCLIATIGATSAGVEQTFSCLKRIKSYTRNTMGQERLKHLAIISIEKNILKSLQKNPAWYDQVTDIFATQTARRIDLLFK; from the exons ATGAATCTGGGACTGCCGTTGAGACCcggctgtgatgaaacacaccaGGTACCcctgagactgagagtgaaagaagaggacATAAAAGAAGAGGAATACGGACATATGATTCCATGgcaagatgaagaagaaaagccCATTGCAGATATTCACTGTAAAACGGAATCAGATTTCACAGAGTCACTAAGCTCCACTTATAATGAAACGCTACAGACAACAGTGGAGGTTAAAGTGAAGAAAGAGGAGTATGAGCAAGAACACAACGATTGTCCTCTGGAAA GTGCATCAGAACATCCAGATGGAACCCAACAGAAGATCCATGGACAGAATGATGAACTCAACCAGCAACTCAATGgaaggccgtaccactgcacagtcTGCAGGGAGAGTGTCACGGTCCTGAGAGTAAAGAGATGTGCAATGGAGAACGAAGATATTGTACATGTTTTATTGAACAAACCGTTTCATACATTTAGCTACAGAGAGAAGGTTAGTATCAAAACAACAGGGAGACCACTTCCAAAAATTCAAGTCACTAAACCCAATGGTAAAACTGCTGCCGTTAATGCTAACTGGTATGCGAAATACTCATGGCTCACTGGTACCATTACAAACAATCGGCTATACTGCTGGCCCTGTTTGCTCATgggtaaatcacacacatggtctGTAAATGGATTCGCCGACATAAAAAATTTGGACAGGGCAACAAAACGTCATGATAAATGCCAAGACCACGTTGGCGCAGCAATTCGGTTGTCCTTGCTTGGCACCATGCCAATTGATGAGGTCGTGGATGAGGGTGTGCGGTTGCAAATCGCGCAGCATAATGCTAAAGTGCCCCAAAATAGGGAGGTTTTGAAGAGACTTATTGATGCAACTGCCTATCTAGGCATGCAAGAATTGTCATTCAGAGGGCATGACGAGGGGGTAGATTCGGACAATAGGGGTAATTACAGGGAGCTGGCAGGGGTGATGGCACGGTATGACCATGTGCTGGCAGAACATATGCAAGGTTCATCAATTTTCACAGGCATGTCCAAAACGATACAGAATGATTTGATTTCCGCAATATCCAGCACTATTCATCAAGACATAACAAATGATTTGGATAAGGCGCCCTTCTTCTCGTGGCAATTGGATGAAACAACTGACATAAGCTGCCATTGTCAGCTCTCTGTGATGATGCGATTCGTGGATGATCAGGGCAGAATACAGGCACGTTTCATGGGCTTCTTCGACGTATCCGAAGGGAGGGATGCACAGTCCTTATTCCAATTTGTGCAGGCACAGTTGTCCTCTTTCAATTTCGTTGACAAACTTGTAGCGCAAACGTATGACGGTGCGGCCGTCATGGCCTCGGACCTTAATGGCTTGCAGGCTAAAGTAAGAGAATTGGCACCCAGTGCAACATTTGTCCACTGTTATGCCCATCGCCTAAATCTGGTCTTGAGTCAGGGTGTCAGGTCCATCCCCCAGGCAAAATACTTCTTTGTTCACCTGGGTGGGTTCACGTCGTTCTTCTCCAAATCCAGGAAGAGAGTGGCATTGCTCAAGGATCATGGTTGCGCTAGAATGCACAGGAGCGCTCCAACGCGCTGGAACTTCACCTCCAGGGTCGTGAACACAGTTGCCTCAAATTATGACAAAATGGTGGAGATTTTTGACCACTTCGTTGACCATCCATCAATGGATGACGAAACTATACGTTTAGCTGATGGGTTGAGGGGAAAATTAGAGGACTTTGAATTTGTGTTTTTACTCTTCACTTTCGAGCAATTATTTTCACACACTGACGTCGTGTTTGACATCTTGCAACACAAATCCATTGATGTCTCCTATTGCAGACTGCGCATAGAGAGCCTCCTACGGATCGTTGAGAACCTAAAATTGGAGAACACATTTGTCCAAATTTACCAAAGGGCCGTCGCTGTAGACGACCCAGAATTAATTCACCGGAGAAAAAGGAGGCAGGGCCAGTCCAATCCGCGTCAAGCTTATAGGCGGCTGTACGATTCCATTCACGACAGTATCATCACCCAAATCACGCAGCGCTTTCAACATCTAGAACGCTTGCAATTCATGGAGCTTTTAAATGTGGACAAATTTGAGTCTTTCAAGTCAGATTTCCCCACGCAGTCACTTTTAAATTTGCTCGAGACATACGGCCAATTCTTTGATCAGGACAAGTTGAAAATAGAACTGCTGCATTTCTATCGTAATCCAGACATAAATTCTTCACGAAAGCTCTGCGAGGCCATTGGCTTCATGAAATCCAGTGGTCTTGATGGGGCAATGCCACAGCTGTACAAATTAATGTGTCTGATTGCAACCATTGGTGCTACTTCTGCAGGGGTTGAGCAAACTTTTTCGTGCCTGAAACGAATCAAAAGTTACACACGGAACACAATGGGGCAGGAGAGATTGAAACATTTGGCGATTATTTCTATTGAAAAGAACATTCTGAAGTCTCTTCAAAAAAATCCTGCCTGGTATGATCAAGTCACAGACATTTTTGCAACTCAAACAGCGAGGAGAATCGACTTGCTCTTCAAGTGA